One Triticum dicoccoides isolate Atlit2015 ecotype Zavitan chromosome 5B, WEW_v2.0, whole genome shotgun sequence genomic window carries:
- the LOC119306419 gene encoding BTB/POZ and MATH domain-containing protein 2-like, with protein MAEHCKLAAAMVLAESEERSYVVEVDGYSRIKGLLKNGEFAISTPFSVGGHNWSVEYYPNGYPEDCSDFISLYLFHEAAGAGDVKAKFTVSVLDKNGEPVPSYSRTSDPVTFSKEVSYCGYDDFIKKADLEASAHLRDNCFTIRFDVTVIKDIHGEEKSVPPSDLHRHFGDMLKNKDAADLTFKVGGQEFSAHRCVLAARSPVFKALLLGAMEESSSSTIEIHDMEPDVFESLLHFIYTDSAPVLQMAREKSEPCVDVVMAGHLLVAADRYNIARLRVILEEKLCSHIDSNMVATSLALAEQHGFHRLKEACFQFLSSPPNLEAMMASEMST; from the coding sequence ATGGCAGAACATTGCAAGCTTGCCGCTGCCATGGTactagctgaatctgaggaaaggtCATATGTGGTAGAGGTAGATGGATACTCAAGAATAAAGGGGCTACTGAAGAACGGGGAGTTCGCCATTTCTACCCCTTTCAGTGTTGGAGGCCACAACTGGAGCGTGGAATATTACCCCAACGGTTACCCCGAGGATTGTTCTGATTTCATATCTCTTTATCTATTTCATGAAGCTGCCGGTGCCGGAGATGTGAAGGCCAAATTCACGGTCAGTGTACTTGACAAGAATGGAGAACCGGTGCCTTCATACAGCCGTACCTCCGACCCTGTAACCTTCTCAAAGGAGGTTTCGTATTGTGGTTACGATGACTTCATCAAGAAGGCTGATTTGGAGGCATCAGCGCATCTGAGAGACAATTGTTTCACCATCAGGTTCGATGTCACCGTCATCAAGGACATCCACGGTGAAGAAAAATCGGTTCCTCCAAGCGACCTGCATCGGCATTTCGGCGACATGCTCAAGAACAAGGATGCAGCCGACCTCACCTTTAAGGTTGGGGGACAGGAATTCTCTGCTCACAGGTGTGTCCTTGCTGCTCGCTCACCCGTCTTCAAGGCATTGCTCCTCGGCGCCATGGAGGAGAGCTCCAGTAGTACTATCGAAATTCATGACATGGAACCAGATGTATTCGAGTCCTTGCTCCATTTTATATACACCGACTCCGCTCCTGTGCTTCAGATGGCCAGGGAAAAAAGTGAACCATGTGTAGATGTGGTGATGGCCGGCCATCTACTTGTGGCGGCTGACAGGTACAATATTGCGAGGCTGAGGGTGATACTTGAGGAGAAACTGTGCAGTCACATTGATTCCAACATGGTGGCAACCAGCTTGGCTTTAGCTGAGCAGCATGGTTTCCATCGTCTCAAAGAAGCTTGTTTCCAGTTCCTCTCTTCTCCGCCCAATTTGGAGGCAATGATGGCAAGTGAGATGAGCACCTGA